The Stigmatella aurantiaca genome segment GTTTATTTCAAGGCGCTGGGGCCGGAGGGGGCGGCAGGTTCCCGGCGGCGATCAACCCCCGGTAGAGCAGGGTCCCGGCCACCACCGCCACGGGGAGGAAGAAAGTGTTCAGCACCGGAACCCACAGCATCAGGTAGATGCCCGCGCCCATGCCCAGGCAGAGCGCCCGCCGCTCGCGGAGCATGCGGCGGACCTCGGCGAAGGGGTACAGGTGGCGCGTCATGGGGGCGGCCAGGTGCTCGCCGGCCATCCAAATCATCGCCCACAGGCTGCCCAGCACCGTCCACAGCACGCTGCCCAGCCCGGGGATGAGGTGCAGGGGCAGGAGCACGGTGAGCCCCAGCACGAGGAAGAAGACGCGGGCCAGGGTGTGGCCCACCCCCGTCGCCATGCCCCGGAAGAAGGCCCCCAGGGTGAAGGGCGGGGAGGTGTAGCCGCCGCAGAGCTCCTCGGTGGTCTCCGAGAGGGGGTCCATCAGGGGGGCGAGCAAGAGGGGGGGCAGGGTGTTGGCCCCCACCACGAGGAGCACCACGAAGGTGAGCGCCAGGACGAGGTACCAGAGGGCCTGGCCGTACCAGGCCTCCGGGCGGGGGAACAGGGCCCCGACGAGCTGCGGGGTGTAGTGCCCGATGAGCCACACCAGTGCCACCAGGCTCACCAGGGTGACGAGCGCGCACAGCGCCGAGAGCGCGAAGAGCTTGGGGGCGCGGAAGATGAGTCCCAGGGCGCGGCCCAGCAAGGACACCCCCTGAACAAAGTCCGAGAGGCTGGACCGGGGCGGGAGGGCGGGCACGGGGGAGGAGCGAATCATCCGCGGTACCATGCGCAATTGAGAGCGGCGGGGTCAATCATCGTTATATAGGCGCCGCCATGTCCCTGGACCTCAAACGCGCCGCCGTTGAACCCATTGCTTCCATCGACATGCTCCTGGAGGGCTTCCGGGCCGCGGAGAGGCCGCGCGAGGGGCACTTGCTGGGGCTCGAGCACGAGAAGCTCGTCCATCCGGTGGGGGCCGCGCGCCCCGTGCCCTACGAGGGACCGTCCGGAATTGGCGCCTTGCTGGAGAAGATTGGCGCGGCGGGGGGCTACAGCCTGTTCAGGGAGACGCCGGAGGCGCCCGTCATCGCGCTCCAGCGGGGCATCGAGACCATCTCCCTGGAGCCGGGGGGCCAGCTCGAGCTGTCGGGCAGCCCGTTCCGCACCGCGCGCGAGGCCCACGCGGAGAACCTGCGGCACCTCGCCGAGGTGAAGTCCGCCGGGGGCGAGCTGGGGTTGCAGCTGGTGGCGCTGGGGTACCGGCCCTTCGGCACGACGGCGGACACGCCGTGGATGCCCAAGACGCGCTACAAGATGATGCGGCGCACCCTGCCGGAGCGGGGCCGGCTGGCGCTGAACATGATGTTGATGACCTGCACGGGCCAGGCCTCCTTCGACTGGGCGGACGAGGCGGACTGTGTTCGCAAGACGGTGCTGGTGGCCCGGCTGTCGCCCCTGATGGTGGCGCTCTACGCCAACAGCCCCATTGTCGAGGGCAAGCCCTCGGGGTTCATGTCCTACCGCAGCCGCGTCTGGGACGAGGTGGACCCCACCCGCTGTGGCTACATCCCGGCCTTCTTCGATGGCTCCTTCTCCTACCGGGCCTATGTGGAGTGGGCGCTGGACGCGCCGCTGCTCTTCCTGCGCCGGCGCGGGCAGTACCTCTACCCGAAGCTCTCCTTCCGCCAGCTCCTGAAGGAGGGCTTCGAGGGGCAGCCGCCGGACATGGGGGACTGGACCGACCACCTCTCCACGCTCTTCCCGGAGGTCCGCCTCAAGAAGGTCATCGAGGTGCGCGGGGCCGACTGTGCCTCCGCGGAGATGACCGGGGCGCTGGGCGCGCTGTGGCGCGGGCTGCTGTACGACCCGGCGGCGATGGAGGAGGCCGAGCGGCTGCTGCCGAAGCTGAGCCTCGCCGAGCACCGCGCCTTCCACGAGACGTCGCGCCGGGAGGGGCTCGCGGGGCGCCTGAACGGGCAGGAACTGCACCGGCTCGCCGGGGAGATGGTGGCGATTGCCCGCCGGGGCTTGCAGCGCCTGGACCCCGAGGATGCGCCGTTGCTGGCGCCGCTGGAGCAGGTGGCCGCCTCGGGCCGCTCTCCCGCCGTGGCGGTGCTGGAGGCCTGGGAGAAGGACCCCCGGCCCGAGGCGCTGTTGTCACGCTTCACGCTCTAACCCCCGCGGTGGCGGGAACGAGGGATGACCATGGGGTTGGCGCGGCTGGAGCGGAACCTTCACGGCGTGCACGTGGTGCTGACGTGCGCGGACGGCGCGGAGGAGCAGGGCGAGTGGGTGATGGAGGTGCTCGCGAAGCTGCCGGCCGGAGGGCTGATTCCCGGGCGGACGCTGCGCTTCGGCTGGTCCTCCATCCGGCTGGATCCGCGGGGCGGAGCCCTGGTGGTGACCGAGCCCGACTTCGACGGGGACCCGCTGAATGCCTGGCGCGATGACGTCACGGTGACGCTGCAGGTGCAGGGCAGCATGCTGGAGACGGCGCAAGGGGTGGACGCGGAGCCACGCTTCCCCCGCTTCACCGACACGGTGACGGCGGTGCCGGGCTGGGAGAAGAGCGAGCGGGTGGCGCTGGCGCGTGCGCTGGAGCCCGAGGCGGGAGACTCCGGCTGGCTCATCATGCCCCCGG includes the following:
- a CDS encoding immunity protein Imm33 domain-containing protein, whose translation is MTMGLARLERNLHGVHVVLTCADGAEEQGEWVMEVLAKLPAGGLIPGRTLRFGWSSIRLDPRGGALVVTEPDFDGDPLNAWRDDVTVTLQVQGSMLETAQGVDAEPRFPRFTDTVTAVPGWEKSERVALARALEPEAGDSGWLIMPPGALSTVPPEQFPVFELLRRRSELLSAMALPGGWVVEFEEDEILGYGKPG
- a CDS encoding EI24 domain-containing protein, which produces MIRSSPVPALPPRSSLSDFVQGVSLLGRALGLIFRAPKLFALSALCALVTLVSLVALVWLIGHYTPQLVGALFPRPEAWYGQALWYLVLALTFVVLLVVGANTLPPLLLAPLMDPLSETTEELCGGYTSPPFTLGAFFRGMATGVGHTLARVFFLVLGLTVLLPLHLIPGLGSVLWTVLGSLWAMIWMAGEHLAAPMTRHLYPFAEVRRMLRERRALCLGMGAGIYLMLWVPVLNTFFLPVAVVAGTLLYRGLIAAGNLPPPPAPAP
- a CDS encoding glutamate--cysteine ligase → MSLDLKRAAVEPIASIDMLLEGFRAAERPREGHLLGLEHEKLVHPVGAARPVPYEGPSGIGALLEKIGAAGGYSLFRETPEAPVIALQRGIETISLEPGGQLELSGSPFRTAREAHAENLRHLAEVKSAGGELGLQLVALGYRPFGTTADTPWMPKTRYKMMRRTLPERGRLALNMMLMTCTGQASFDWADEADCVRKTVLVARLSPLMVALYANSPIVEGKPSGFMSYRSRVWDEVDPTRCGYIPAFFDGSFSYRAYVEWALDAPLLFLRRRGQYLYPKLSFRQLLKEGFEGQPPDMGDWTDHLSTLFPEVRLKKVIEVRGADCASAEMTGALGALWRGLLYDPAAMEEAERLLPKLSLAEHRAFHETSRREGLAGRLNGQELHRLAGEMVAIARRGLQRLDPEDAPLLAPLEQVAASGRSPAVAVLEAWEKDPRPEALLSRFTL